One stretch of Natronobacterium gregoryi SP2 DNA includes these proteins:
- the hypF gene encoding carbamoyltransferase HypF, whose amino-acid sequence MTTESADRRRVEVTVTGVVQAVGFRPFVYRRATTHDLTGTVRNTGDAGVEIELEGRSDDVESFLSDLRERPPPLAVVESVTVEEADPVGESESEFVIEPSTDGDGGSGTIPPDTGICETCLEDIRDPDSRYHRYWATACVDCGPRYTVIESLPYDRPRTTMDEFPMCTACREEYEDPMDRRYHAQTTACPECGPSLSLLDDDRGELATDEEAIAATTDRLANGELVAIRGIGGTHLACLATDETAIERLRDRTGRPAKPFALMASSLDDVESFAAVDDREQSLLTDVRRPIVVLETERDDAWLEAVAPGLHTVGVMLPYAGLHHLLFDELDDPLVMTSANLPGQPMATTVDAIYEQLEGVIDAALVHDREITARCDDSVVRVVDDDRRFLRRSRGWVPRPLPRPDSGPEVLALGAEFDNVVALARDADVVPSQHLGDVDGPATEAFLRETTDHLTELFGVEPSVVACDRHPGFRTTELAATVADDLEVDAPVRVQHHHAHAAGLLAEHDRDQAVVVVADGTGYGSDGTIWGGEVLSVTPASFDRVGGLDTFQLPGGESAIRRPARILASLLQDDERIDELLVDRTPLDEDAARTVRESVAADVNAPETTSAGRFLDASSALLDVCSHRRYQGEPALQLEAAAADADPVDIDVPYTERDGRQVVDVAALVQAIDDMRDTHSRHRLAATAQETLARGLGTIAARAATDRGIDAVGFTGGVAYNEAISRTIRATVESHDLDYLAPDRVPPGDAGIAYGQTVVAANRVE is encoded by the coding sequence ATGACTACCGAATCCGCGGATCGACGACGAGTCGAGGTGACCGTTACGGGTGTCGTCCAGGCCGTCGGTTTCCGGCCGTTCGTCTACCGACGGGCGACGACCCACGATCTCACCGGAACAGTCCGAAACACCGGCGACGCCGGCGTCGAGATCGAACTCGAGGGGCGATCCGACGACGTCGAGTCGTTCCTGTCCGATCTCCGGGAGCGACCGCCGCCGCTTGCAGTCGTCGAGTCGGTGACCGTCGAGGAAGCCGATCCCGTCGGCGAGAGCGAGAGCGAGTTCGTCATCGAACCCTCGACGGACGGCGACGGCGGTTCGGGGACGATCCCGCCCGACACTGGGATCTGTGAGACGTGTCTCGAGGACATCCGCGATCCCGACTCGCGGTACCACCGGTACTGGGCGACTGCCTGTGTCGACTGTGGGCCGCGATACACGGTAATCGAGTCGTTACCCTACGATCGGCCGCGGACGACGATGGACGAGTTCCCGATGTGTACGGCCTGTCGCGAGGAGTACGAAGATCCCATGGATCGGCGCTATCACGCCCAGACGACCGCGTGTCCGGAGTGTGGGCCGTCGCTGTCGTTGCTCGACGACGACCGTGGGGAACTCGCGACGGACGAGGAGGCAATCGCCGCCACGACCGATCGACTCGCCAACGGCGAACTCGTCGCGATCAGGGGGATCGGTGGGACCCATCTGGCCTGTCTGGCGACCGACGAGACGGCAATCGAACGGCTCCGAGACCGGACCGGTCGCCCGGCGAAACCGTTCGCACTCATGGCCTCGTCGCTTGACGACGTCGAGTCGTTTGCCGCCGTCGACGACCGCGAACAGTCGTTGCTTACCGACGTGCGTCGGCCGATCGTCGTGCTCGAGACCGAACGCGACGACGCGTGGCTCGAGGCCGTCGCTCCGGGGCTGCACACGGTCGGCGTGATGCTTCCCTACGCTGGCTTGCATCACCTGCTTTTCGACGAACTCGACGATCCGCTCGTGATGACCAGTGCGAATCTGCCGGGACAGCCGATGGCGACGACCGTCGACGCCATCTACGAGCAACTCGAGGGCGTGATCGACGCGGCACTGGTCCACGACCGCGAGATCACCGCCCGGTGTGACGACAGCGTCGTCCGGGTCGTCGACGACGACCGGCGGTTTCTCAGGCGGTCTCGAGGCTGGGTTCCACGTCCGCTCCCGCGTCCCGACTCCGGTCCGGAAGTACTGGCGCTCGGGGCCGAATTCGACAACGTCGTCGCGCTCGCCCGTGACGCCGACGTGGTGCCGTCCCAGCATCTCGGCGATGTCGACGGGCCGGCAACCGAGGCGTTCCTCCGGGAGACGACCGACCACCTCACGGAACTGTTCGGCGTCGAACCCTCCGTCGTCGCCTGTGACCGCCACCCCGGCTTTCGCACCACGGAACTGGCAGCGACCGTCGCCGACGACCTCGAGGTCGACGCTCCGGTTCGCGTCCAGCACCACCACGCCCACGCAGCCGGACTTCTCGCGGAACACGACCGCGACCAGGCGGTCGTCGTCGTCGCCGACGGAACGGGGTACGGATCCGACGGGACGATCTGGGGTGGCGAAGTGCTCTCTGTGACGCCCGCGTCGTTCGACCGTGTCGGCGGGCTCGATACTTTCCAGTTGCCCGGCGGCGAGTCGGCAATTCGTCGCCCGGCCCGCATTCTCGCGAGTCTCCTCCAAGACGACGAACGGATCGACGAGTTACTCGTCGACCGGACGCCCCTCGACGAGGACGCTGCCCGGACGGTCAGAGAGAGCGTCGCTGCCGACGTGAACGCGCCGGAAACGACCAGCGCCGGTCGGTTTCTCGACGCGAGCAGCGCACTGCTCGACGTCTGTTCACACCGGCGCTACCAGGGAGAGCCTGCACTCCAACTCGAGGCGGCCGCGGCCGACGCCGACCCGGTCGACATCGACGTACCCTACACCGAGCGAGACGGTAGGCAGGTCGTCGACGTTGCTGCTCTCGTGCAGGCGATCGACGACATGCGTGACACGCACTCGAGACACCGTCTCGCGGCAACCGCACAGGAGACGCTGGCGCGTGGGCTCGGAACGATCGCGGCCCGGGCGGCGACCGACCGCGGGATCGACGCCGTCGGGTTTACTGGTGGAGTCGCCTACAACGAGGCTATCTCTCGGACGATCCGGGCGACAGTCGAGTCACACGACCTCGACTATCTCGCCCCCGACCGCGTCCCGCCCGGCGACGCCGGGATCGCGTACGGGCAGACGGTCGTCGCGGCGAACCGCGTCGAGTGA
- the hypE gene encoding hydrogenase expression/formation protein HypE, producing the protein MNDSDDSNDEVVTLAHGAGAGSMRALIDDLAVSRFADEDEPAADEVGLAALDDGSVHPLESGDGSVVHTTDSHVVSPPVFPGGDVGRLAVAGTVNDLAVMGATDPLGLTCSLIVQEGYPMSKLESVFESMQTACEEAGVRITTGDTKVMRSDEVDGPVINTAGVGVVPPGGAVTDAGLSPGDAVIVSGTVGDHGIALLSEREGFGFGGDLESDVAPVNDLVRAAMDAGSVTAMKDPTRGGLATTLNEIAEKSGVGLELDEQSIPIDDAIASAGEVLGIDPLSVANEGKAVLGVDADDADAVLEAIRAHPTGSDAAIVGHATADHTGRVVLDTGFGRRYLSEPEGEVLPRIC; encoded by the coding sequence GGTGCGGGCGCGGGATCGATGCGCGCGCTGATCGACGACCTGGCGGTCTCGCGGTTCGCAGACGAAGACGAGCCAGCCGCCGACGAAGTCGGTCTCGCGGCCCTCGACGACGGGTCCGTCCATCCGCTCGAGAGCGGGGACGGATCGGTCGTTCACACGACCGACAGCCACGTCGTCAGCCCGCCGGTCTTTCCGGGGGGTGACGTTGGCAGGCTCGCGGTCGCTGGTACGGTCAACGACCTGGCGGTCATGGGTGCGACCGATCCGCTTGGCCTCACCTGTTCGCTGATCGTCCAGGAGGGATACCCGATGTCGAAACTCGAGTCGGTCTTCGAGTCGATGCAGACGGCGTGTGAGGAGGCCGGCGTCCGGATCACCACTGGCGATACGAAAGTGATGCGAAGCGACGAGGTCGACGGGCCGGTGATCAATACGGCGGGCGTCGGCGTCGTCCCGCCTGGCGGTGCGGTTACCGACGCCGGGCTCTCGCCCGGTGATGCGGTCATCGTCAGCGGCACAGTCGGGGACCACGGCATCGCATTGCTCTCCGAACGCGAGGGATTCGGGTTCGGCGGCGACCTCGAGAGCGACGTCGCACCAGTCAACGATCTCGTCCGGGCGGCGATGGACGCCGGCTCCGTGACTGCGATGAAAGATCCGACACGTGGCGGGCTCGCGACCACGCTAAACGAGATCGCAGAGAAAAGTGGCGTCGGTCTCGAACTCGACGAGCAGTCGATCCCGATCGACGACGCGATCGCAAGCGCTGGCGAAGTACTCGGTATCGACCCGCTTTCGGTCGCCAACGAAGGCAAAGCCGTACTTGGCGTCGACGCCGACGACGCCGACGCCGTCCTCGAGGCCATCCGAGCGCACCCGACCGGCTCGGACGCGGCGATCGTCGGTCACGCGACCGCAGATCACACTGGCCGGGTCGTCCTCGACACTGGCTTCGGGAGACGGTACCTGAGCGAACCGGAGGGCGAAGTCCTTCCACGAATCTGTTGA
- a CDS encoding hydrogenase maturation nickel metallochaperone HypA/HybF, producing MHELSIASRLVDRALSAADEHDADDVEALAIDVGRAAHVNPDQLQFCLETAVDETIAADATIDIETVSPRARCDCGWDGEPDRLEETIAYAPDVRCPDCGKRAELVAGRECRLRSIEIPDANATEASS from the coding sequence ATGCACGAACTGAGCATCGCGTCCCGACTCGTCGATCGTGCACTGTCGGCTGCCGACGAACACGACGCCGACGACGTCGAGGCGTTGGCGATCGACGTCGGTCGCGCAGCGCACGTCAATCCCGACCAGTTACAGTTCTGCCTCGAGACTGCCGTCGACGAAACGATCGCTGCGGATGCGACGATCGACATCGAAACCGTGTCGCCACGTGCACGTTGTGACTGTGGCTGGGATGGCGAGCCCGACCGTCTCGAGGAGACGATCGCGTATGCACCGGACGTTCGCTGTCCCGACTGTGGCAAGCGGGCGGAACTCGTCGCTGGTCGCGAGTGTCGACTACGAAGTATCGAGATTCCGGACGCGAATGCAACCGAGGCGAGCAGTTGA
- the hypB gene encoding hydrogenase nickel incorporation protein HypB has product MYNRTTHPLTRALNRLFDVGPIRLHRFGHDHDHEESTTDIEADVLAAVRERAGEVHERLAHDHGVYGVEFAGSTGGGKTLLIERLIERAPEDEQLGVVVGDVAGEDDAKRLRDHGVAVENVNTGKECHLDPTLVDEAIESFDLETLDTLYLENVGNMVCPADFPLGATRRVLVVSTTEGDDVVRKHPMLVQSADVVVINKVDIADAVGTDVDVIRSDVEDVAPGTSVVETNAQSGEGIAALEAELEGEHDHHQ; this is encoded by the coding sequence ATGTACAACCGAACGACACATCCCCTGACTCGAGCCCTGAATCGCCTGTTCGACGTCGGTCCGATCCGACTCCACCGGTTTGGCCACGACCACGACCACGAGGAGTCGACGACCGACATCGAGGCCGACGTCCTCGCCGCCGTTCGCGAGCGTGCTGGCGAGGTCCACGAACGTCTGGCTCACGACCACGGCGTCTACGGCGTCGAGTTCGCCGGCAGCACCGGCGGCGGCAAGACGCTGTTGATCGAACGGCTGATCGAACGCGCCCCGGAAGACGAACAGCTCGGCGTCGTCGTCGGCGACGTCGCCGGCGAAGACGACGCGAAACGGCTGCGCGACCACGGCGTCGCGGTCGAGAACGTAAACACCGGTAAGGAGTGTCACCTGGACCCGACGCTCGTCGACGAGGCGATCGAGTCGTTCGACCTCGAGACCCTCGACACGCTCTACCTCGAGAACGTCGGGAACATGGTCTGTCCCGCGGACTTTCCGCTCGGGGCGACCCGTCGCGTGCTAGTGGTGAGCACCACTGAAGGCGACGACGTCGTCCGCAAACACCCGATGCTCGTCCAGTCGGCGGACGTCGTCGTCATCAACAAGGTCGACATCGCAGACGCGGTCGGAACGGACGTCGACGTGATCCGGTCGGACGTCGAGGACGTCGCTCCGGGAACATCGGTCGTCGAGACGAACGCCCAGAGCGGCGAGGGCATCGCCGCGCTCGAGGCCGAACTCGAGGGTGAACACGACCACCACCAGTAG